Proteins from a single region of Hydra vulgaris chromosome 12, alternate assembly HydraT2T_AEP:
- the LOC100212451 gene encoding proton-coupled amino acid transporter 1 isoform X2 has protein sequence MVVEKGLLAEKLKESTKNKESEKVNSEENFENKNDEKTTNIAAIMHLFKASIGTGILSLPAAFKDGGTIVGPLGLILVALLTAHCMQMLINCSRFICKKFQCEYLSYGELAELCCKPYLGDKSKSAKNIVDISLTINQLGMCSIYIVFVAKTIVEISATKMIIDARLIILVLTPFAVLFSFVRSLEKIAYISTMANVFCVFGLLMILQFLGRNLKNPGIYPMFGGFGSLPTFLNIALFAFDGITIALPLYNEVKHPEDFPGVINISTVFVAGFSVLIGFFGYIAFGNNIYGSVTLNLPDNWFYNIVKCAYAVGTFFSIFIKFYVPMQIMLPFLLSKFNEKKVNKLDYLLRAVLVVITCLCAIAIPQIENFISLIGAITGSGLGIIFPALIHSATFHNDGLSKLVLGKNLLLILIGIVAFFIGTYSSIIAIIFGFRSNNTYI, from the exons atggttGTCGAAAAAGGCTTACTGGCTGAGAAATTGAAGGaatcaactaaaaacaaag aatctgaaaaagtaaattcagaagaaaactttgaaaacaaaaacgATGAAAAAACAAC AAATATAGCAGCAATCATGCATCTATTCAAAGCAAGTATTGGTACAGGGATACTGAGTCTTCCAGCTGCATTTAAAGATGGTGGAACAATTGTTGGTCCACTTGGTTTAATTTTGGTAGCTTTATTAACAGCTCATTGCATGCAAATGTTAATTAACTGTTCACgctttatttgtaaaaa atttcAATGTGAATACCTTTCATATGGTGAATTGGCAGAGTTATGTTGCAAACCATACCTAGGGGATAAAAGTAAATCCGCAAA aaatattgtCGACATATCGTTAACAATCAATCAGTTAGGGATGTGTTCAATCTACATAGTTTTTGTTGCAAAGACAATTGTTGAAATATCTGCAACTAAAATGATTATAGATGCCAGACTAATTATTTTGGTCTTAACTCCTTTCGCcgttttgttttcttttgtgcgcagtttagaaaaaattgcTTATATTTCTACAATGGCTAATGTGTTTTGCGTTTTTGGTCTTTTAATGATACTCCAGTTTCTTGGAAGAAATTTAAAGAACCCAGGAATCTACCCAATGTTTGGCGGGTTTGGCAGTCTTCCAACTTTTCTTAACATAGCGCTTTTCGCCTTTGATGGAATTACTATT GCTCTTCCGCTATATAATGAAGTAAAACATCCAGAAGATTTTCCTGGTGTAATCAATATTAGTACCGTGTTTGTTGCAGGGTTTAGTGTCCTGATTGGATTTTTCGGGTATATTGCATTTGGTAATAATATATATGGAAGTGTTACTTTAAACTTACCAGATAATTG GTTTTACAATATTGTAAAGTGTGCTTATGCTGttggaacatttttttcaatttttattaaattttatgttcCGATGCAAATAATGCTTCCATTTCTTCTATCgaagtttaatgaaaaaaaagtaaataaactgGATTATCTATTAAGAGCAGTTTTGGTTGTGATCACAT gtttatgtGCGATTGCGATACCACAAATAGAGAATTTTATATCACTGATTGGTGCTATAACTGGCTCTGGTCTAGGAATTATTTTTCCTGCTCTCATCCATAGCGCTACGTTTCATAATGACGGTCTTTCAAAACTTGTTTTGGGAAAAAATCTGCTTTTAATACTGATTGGaatagttgctttttttattggCACATATTCTTCTATAATAGCGATCATATTTGGATTTCGGTCTAACAACACCTATATTTGA
- the LOC100212451 gene encoding neutral amino acid uniporter 4 isoform X5 — translation MVVEKGLLAEKLKESTKNKESEKVNSEENFENKNDEKTTNIAAIMHLFKASIGTGILSLPAAFKDGGTIVGPLGLILVALLTAHCMQMLINCSRFICKKFQCEYLSYGELAELCCKPYLGDKSKSAKNIVDISLTINQLGMCSIYIVFVAKTIVEISATKMIIDARLIILVLTPFAVLFSFVRSLEKIAYISTMANVFCVFGLLMILQFLGRNLKNPGIYPMFGGFGSLPTFLNIALFAFDGITIALPLYNEVKHPEDFPGVINISTVFVAGFSVLIGFFGYIAFGNNIYGSVTLNLPDNWFMCDCDTTNREFYITDWCYNWLWSRNYFSCSHP, via the exons atggttGTCGAAAAAGGCTTACTGGCTGAGAAATTGAAGGaatcaactaaaaacaaag aatctgaaaaagtaaattcagaagaaaactttgaaaacaaaaacgATGAAAAAACAAC AAATATAGCAGCAATCATGCATCTATTCAAAGCAAGTATTGGTACAGGGATACTGAGTCTTCCAGCTGCATTTAAAGATGGTGGAACAATTGTTGGTCCACTTGGTTTAATTTTGGTAGCTTTATTAACAGCTCATTGCATGCAAATGTTAATTAACTGTTCACgctttatttgtaaaaa atttcAATGTGAATACCTTTCATATGGTGAATTGGCAGAGTTATGTTGCAAACCATACCTAGGGGATAAAAGTAAATCCGCAAA aaatattgtCGACATATCGTTAACAATCAATCAGTTAGGGATGTGTTCAATCTACATAGTTTTTGTTGCAAAGACAATTGTTGAAATATCTGCAACTAAAATGATTATAGATGCCAGACTAATTATTTTGGTCTTAACTCCTTTCGCcgttttgttttcttttgtgcgcagtttagaaaaaattgcTTATATTTCTACAATGGCTAATGTGTTTTGCGTTTTTGGTCTTTTAATGATACTCCAGTTTCTTGGAAGAAATTTAAAGAACCCAGGAATCTACCCAATGTTTGGCGGGTTTGGCAGTCTTCCAACTTTTCTTAACATAGCGCTTTTCGCCTTTGATGGAATTACTATT GCTCTTCCGCTATATAATGAAGTAAAACATCCAGAAGATTTTCCTGGTGTAATCAATATTAGTACCGTGTTTGTTGCAGGGTTTAGTGTCCTGATTGGATTTTTCGGGTATATTGCATTTGGTAATAATATATATGGAAGTGTTACTTTAAACTTACCAGATAATTG gtttatgtGCGATTGCGATACCACAAATAGAGAATTTTATATCACTGATTGGTGCTATAACTGGCTCTGGTCTAGGAATTATTTTTCCTGCTCTCATCCATAG
- the LOC100212451 gene encoding neutral amino acid uniporter 4 isoform X3 codes for MVVEKGLLAEKLKESTKNKESEKVNSEENFENKNDEKTTNIAAIMHLFKASIGTGILSLPAAFKDGGTIVGPLGLILVALLTAHCMQMLINCSRFICKKFQCEYLSYGELAELCCKPYLGDKSKSAKNIVDISLTINQLGMCSIYIVFVAKTIVEISATKMIIDARLIILVLTPFAVLFSFVRSLEKIAYISTMANVFCVFGLLMILQFLGRNLKNPGIYPMFGGFGSLPTFLNIALFAFDGITIALPLYNEVKHPEDFPGVINISTVFVAGFSVLIGFFGYIAFGNNIYGSVTLNLPDNWFYNIVKCAYAVGTFFSIFIKFYVPMQIMLPFLLSKFNEKKVNKLDYLLRAVLVVITCCD; via the exons atggttGTCGAAAAAGGCTTACTGGCTGAGAAATTGAAGGaatcaactaaaaacaaag aatctgaaaaagtaaattcagaagaaaactttgaaaacaaaaacgATGAAAAAACAAC AAATATAGCAGCAATCATGCATCTATTCAAAGCAAGTATTGGTACAGGGATACTGAGTCTTCCAGCTGCATTTAAAGATGGTGGAACAATTGTTGGTCCACTTGGTTTAATTTTGGTAGCTTTATTAACAGCTCATTGCATGCAAATGTTAATTAACTGTTCACgctttatttgtaaaaa atttcAATGTGAATACCTTTCATATGGTGAATTGGCAGAGTTATGTTGCAAACCATACCTAGGGGATAAAAGTAAATCCGCAAA aaatattgtCGACATATCGTTAACAATCAATCAGTTAGGGATGTGTTCAATCTACATAGTTTTTGTTGCAAAGACAATTGTTGAAATATCTGCAACTAAAATGATTATAGATGCCAGACTAATTATTTTGGTCTTAACTCCTTTCGCcgttttgttttcttttgtgcgcagtttagaaaaaattgcTTATATTTCTACAATGGCTAATGTGTTTTGCGTTTTTGGTCTTTTAATGATACTCCAGTTTCTTGGAAGAAATTTAAAGAACCCAGGAATCTACCCAATGTTTGGCGGGTTTGGCAGTCTTCCAACTTTTCTTAACATAGCGCTTTTCGCCTTTGATGGAATTACTATT GCTCTTCCGCTATATAATGAAGTAAAACATCCAGAAGATTTTCCTGGTGTAATCAATATTAGTACCGTGTTTGTTGCAGGGTTTAGTGTCCTGATTGGATTTTTCGGGTATATTGCATTTGGTAATAATATATATGGAAGTGTTACTTTAAACTTACCAGATAATTG GTTTTACAATATTGTAAAGTGTGCTTATGCTGttggaacatttttttcaatttttattaaattttatgttcCGATGCAAATAATGCTTCCATTTCTTCTATCgaagtttaatgaaaaaaaagtaaataaactgGATTATCTATTAAGAGCAGTTTTGGTTGTGATCACAT gttgcgattaa
- the LOC100212451 gene encoding neutral amino acid uniporter 4 isoform X4, with product MVVEKGLLAEKLKESTKNKESEKVNSEENFENKNDEKTTNIAAIMHLFKASIGTGILSLPAAFKDGGTIVGPLGLILVALLTAHCMQMLINCSRFICKKFQCEYLSYGELAELCCKPYLGDKSKSAKNIVDISLTINQLGMCSIYIVFVAKTIVEISATKMIIDARLIILVLTPFAVLFSFVRSLEKIAYISTMANVFCVFGLLMILQFLGRNLKNPGIYPMFGGFGSLPTFLNIALFAFDGITIALPLYNEVKHPEDFPGVINISTVFVAGFSVLIGFFGYIAFGNNIYGSVTLNLPDNWFYNIVKCAYAVGTFFSIFIKFYVPMQIMLPFLLSKFNEKKVNKLDYLLRAVLVVIT from the exons atggttGTCGAAAAAGGCTTACTGGCTGAGAAATTGAAGGaatcaactaaaaacaaag aatctgaaaaagtaaattcagaagaaaactttgaaaacaaaaacgATGAAAAAACAAC AAATATAGCAGCAATCATGCATCTATTCAAAGCAAGTATTGGTACAGGGATACTGAGTCTTCCAGCTGCATTTAAAGATGGTGGAACAATTGTTGGTCCACTTGGTTTAATTTTGGTAGCTTTATTAACAGCTCATTGCATGCAAATGTTAATTAACTGTTCACgctttatttgtaaaaa atttcAATGTGAATACCTTTCATATGGTGAATTGGCAGAGTTATGTTGCAAACCATACCTAGGGGATAAAAGTAAATCCGCAAA aaatattgtCGACATATCGTTAACAATCAATCAGTTAGGGATGTGTTCAATCTACATAGTTTTTGTTGCAAAGACAATTGTTGAAATATCTGCAACTAAAATGATTATAGATGCCAGACTAATTATTTTGGTCTTAACTCCTTTCGCcgttttgttttcttttgtgcgcagtttagaaaaaattgcTTATATTTCTACAATGGCTAATGTGTTTTGCGTTTTTGGTCTTTTAATGATACTCCAGTTTCTTGGAAGAAATTTAAAGAACCCAGGAATCTACCCAATGTTTGGCGGGTTTGGCAGTCTTCCAACTTTTCTTAACATAGCGCTTTTCGCCTTTGATGGAATTACTATT GCTCTTCCGCTATATAATGAAGTAAAACATCCAGAAGATTTTCCTGGTGTAATCAATATTAGTACCGTGTTTGTTGCAGGGTTTAGTGTCCTGATTGGATTTTTCGGGTATATTGCATTTGGTAATAATATATATGGAAGTGTTACTTTAAACTTACCAGATAATTG GTTTTACAATATTGTAAAGTGTGCTTATGCTGttggaacatttttttcaatttttattaaattttatgttcCGATGCAAATAATGCTTCCATTTCTTCTATCgaagtttaatgaaaaaaaagtaaataaactgGATTATCTATTAAGAGCAGTTTTGGTTGTGATCACAT AA